The following proteins come from a genomic window of Mariniflexile sp. TRM1-10:
- a CDS encoding RNA polymerase sigma factor: protein MDNNETNNPESHLSLLKQGDKNAFKIIFDTYYKRLYAFSLHYVEDQYIAEEIVEDTLVKLWQKRNKLDKVENLKSYLYGMVRNASIDHLKKDKKFVRLDVKKHGAMPLKEQYIIEEETHAILFQALETLPKKCKKVFELSCLDGVKYKDIAEDLQISINTVKSQRARAIELLKSYLKDYPFYLIFLASL, encoded by the coding sequence TTGGATAATAATGAAACAAATAATCCTGAATCTCATCTTTCTCTTTTAAAACAGGGAGATAAAAATGCTTTTAAAATTATTTTCGATACTTACTACAAAAGACTTTATGCCTTTTCCCTACATTATGTAGAAGACCAATATATCGCCGAAGAGATTGTTGAAGACACCTTAGTTAAACTTTGGCAAAAGCGTAATAAATTAGACAAAGTAGAAAATTTAAAGTCCTATTTATATGGTATGGTTAGAAATGCTTCTATAGACCATCTTAAAAAGGACAAAAAATTTGTGCGCCTAGATGTAAAAAAACATGGTGCCATGCCTTTAAAAGAACAGTACATTATAGAAGAAGAAACACATGCTATTTTATTTCAAGCTTTAGAAACTTTACCAAAAAAGTGCAAAAAAGTATTTGAATTGTCTTGTTTGGATGGCGTAAAGTATAAAGACATTGCTGAAGATCTTCAAATAAGCATAAATACAGTAAAATCGCAACGAGCCAGAGCCATAGAACTTCTTAAATCGTACCTCAAAGATTATCCGTTCTACTTGATATTCTTAGCCTCTTTATAA
- a CDS encoding RagB/SusD family nutrient uptake outer membrane protein, translated as MKNTYIYIMLVGALSLSSCSLDTQPYTELTETNFYSTPKDALTALIGCYDGLQVATGASGTGLPVATEVFSDDCFGGTGNADGYNYAALDEFDITRAPSYVDLFNGNWVAYYKAIYRCNVLLQKMDQIEWGGDDVLRNTYESEARFIRAYIYFEMVRLWGNIPLLTEPSTENIPQALPEEVYKVIAEDLAFASENLPSVAYSTVDNGRVTKWAAKSLLGRVYLYYTGYYGASDLAGVVTKAQALGHLEDVITSSGHGLVDDFASLWPVAAAYSDMDYAGEDNKEIVFSIKYTFTSDYNGNIDGNHWLVMFGMREFSYVPYGNGWGVTVNPKLWDAYSDNDTRRSATIISVDDEEIPFDKVDNQREYTGYYNKKYTPMSMLDDEGNTVSAVNQFEVTDFQINQFQDYVVLRYADVLLMAAELGSANAQAYFDQVRQRAYKANFTSVSVSQENIMNERHLEFALEGIRFYDLLRQGVDTAAATIAETTTLLSGGVPETKTISENNIKTTKGLQQIPNTQITLSDGVLQQNAGW; from the coding sequence ATGAAAAATACATATATATACATCATGTTGGTAGGTGCGTTGTCTTTAAGCTCATGTAGTTTAGATACACAACCATACACAGAATTAACGGAAACTAACTTTTATTCCACACCAAAAGATGCATTAACTGCTTTAATAGGATGTTATGATGGTTTACAAGTGGCAACCGGCGCATCAGGCACTGGACTTCCAGTAGCGACCGAGGTTTTCTCAGACGATTGTTTTGGAGGAACAGGAAATGCCGATGGTTATAATTATGCGGCCTTGGATGAATTTGATATTACGCGAGCACCTAGCTATGTTGATTTATTTAATGGCAATTGGGTAGCTTATTACAAAGCTATTTACCGCTGTAATGTGTTGTTACAAAAAATGGATCAAATTGAATGGGGTGGAGATGATGTTTTAAGAAACACTTACGAATCTGAAGCCAGATTTATTCGAGCTTACATTTACTTTGAAATGGTGAGATTATGGGGGAATATTCCCTTGTTAACAGAACCTTCAACAGAAAACATTCCACAAGCATTGCCTGAAGAAGTTTATAAAGTAATCGCAGAAGATTTAGCTTTTGCTTCAGAAAATTTACCATCTGTAGCTTATAGCACGGTTGATAATGGTCGTGTTACTAAATGGGCTGCTAAATCCTTGCTTGGACGCGTATATTTATACTATACAGGGTATTATGGTGCCTCAGATTTGGCAGGTGTCGTAACAAAAGCACAAGCCTTAGGGCATTTAGAAGATGTCATAACATCTAGCGGGCATGGTCTTGTTGATGATTTTGCTTCATTGTGGCCAGTTGCTGCTGCCTATTCCGATATGGACTATGCTGGAGAAGATAATAAAGAAATCGTGTTCTCTATCAAATACACATTTACCAGTGATTATAACGGAAATATAGATGGTAACCATTGGTTGGTCATGTTTGGAATGAGAGAGTTTTCATATGTACCTTACGGAAATGGTTGGGGCGTTACAGTAAATCCTAAACTTTGGGATGCTTACAGTGATAATGACACCAGAAGATCGGCGACCATAATTTCAGTTGATGATGAAGAAATTCCTTTTGACAAAGTTGACAATCAACGAGAATATACAGGATATTACAACAAAAAATACACACCAATGTCTATGTTAGATGATGAAGGAAACACGGTATCAGCTGTGAATCAATTTGAGGTAACAGATTTTCAAATTAACCAATTTCAAGATTATGTGGTTTTAAGATACGCCGATGTGTTACTTATGGCGGCTGAATTGGGAAGTGCCAATGCCCAAGCTTATTTTGACCAAGTAAGACAACGTGCTTACAAGGCCAATTTCACATCTGTTTCAGTATCTCAAGAAAACATTATGAATGAAAGACATTTAGAATTTGCGTTAGAAGGCATTAGATTTTACGATCTTTTACGCCAAGGTGTAGACACCGCTGCTGCAACAATTGCAGAAACTACCACACTTTTAAGTGGCGGTGTTCCAGAAACAAAAACCATTTCTGAAAACAATATAAAGACCACTAAAGGATTGCAACAAATTCCGAACACACAAATTACTTTGTCTGATGGCGTTTTACAGCAAAATGCTGGTTGGTAA
- a CDS encoding FecR family protein: MTSKNPSDYQIAQLIYKSIAKIISIEEKKTLDNWLSDENNLALYNKITNKNNIQDKLAIYKQIETEKVYMKLENKITKSNKKVKTLKLFRVFKYASIVVVFLGLGYLYQNGFFNKNEPFSIPNEQITLQLENGTIKVINEDGTSQVLDAKGNIIGTQSGTQLVYSNSTEDEKLTYNTLNVPYGKRFEILLSDGTKVNLNAGTSLKYPVKFLKGQNREVFLKGEAFFNVSKDTKHPFIVNSDALNVQVLGTQFNISSYPEDIETDVVLVEGSVNLYTEEASNNHVLLKPGFKGSYLKNNTGNITTNPVITSIYTSWIDGELVFRNITFENIMKKMERHYNVDIQNNHTELANEKFNASFRNEPIEKILEYFKITYNINYTINNNKILIN, translated from the coding sequence ATGACATCAAAAAACCCATCAGATTACCAAATAGCGCAATTAATTTATAAATCTATTGCAAAAATCATCTCTATTGAAGAGAAAAAAACACTAGATAATTGGCTGAGTGATGAAAACAATTTAGCACTTTACAATAAAATCACCAATAAAAACAACATTCAAGATAAACTTGCCATATACAAACAAATTGAAACCGAAAAAGTTTACATGAAGCTTGAAAACAAAATAACTAAGAGCAATAAGAAAGTAAAGACTTTAAAATTATTTAGAGTTTTTAAGTATGCTTCTATTGTCGTTGTTTTTTTAGGTTTAGGCTATTTGTACCAAAACGGATTTTTCAATAAAAATGAACCTTTTAGTATTCCAAACGAACAAATCACCCTTCAATTGGAAAATGGTACTATTAAAGTTATAAACGAAGATGGCACTTCACAAGTTTTAGATGCCAAAGGAAATATTATAGGTACGCAAAGCGGCACACAACTGGTCTACAGCAATTCAACCGAAGATGAAAAACTAACATATAACACCTTAAATGTCCCATACGGTAAGCGCTTTGAGATTTTGTTATCTGATGGAACCAAGGTAAATTTAAACGCAGGTACTTCATTAAAATATCCAGTAAAATTCTTAAAGGGACAAAACCGTGAGGTGTTTTTAAAAGGAGAAGCTTTTTTCAATGTCTCAAAAGACACAAAACATCCTTTTATTGTGAATTCCGACGCACTAAACGTTCAAGTACTAGGAACCCAATTCAACATATCTAGCTACCCAGAAGATATTGAAACCGATGTTGTATTGGTTGAAGGCTCGGTAAATTTATATACTGAAGAAGCCTCAAACAACCACGTATTGCTTAAACCAGGTTTTAAAGGTTCCTACCTGAAAAACAACACGGGCAATATTACCACTAATCCAGTAATAACAAGTATTTACACCTCTTGGATAGATGGCGAATTGGTTTTTAGAAACATTACTTTCGAAAACATCATGAAGAAAATGGAAAGACACTACAATGTTGATATACAAAACAACCATACCGAATTGGCCAATGAAAAATTCAATGCAAGCTTTAGAAATGAACCTATTGAAAAAATATTAGAGTATTTCAAAATCACCTACAATATAAACTATACGATAAACAATAATAAAATATTAATCAACTAA
- a CDS encoding RagB/SusD family nutrient uptake outer membrane protein — translation MKNIKIKIYAIFLGLSIISCSGYLEEENLGNTTAENFYGTKAGYEGLVNASYATLRDVYAPTPYIFFAGTDLFFAAHQEVPLGLASYQTLTPSNGNVEALFSSLYQSIQITNLALYYSDKTENFPELQSRIAELKSIRAYYYFMLVQKFGDVSLVTDLVSEPITHFERDPASEVYQFIIDELTAAIAILPPTQANFGRVTKRAAQHMLAKVYLTRGYETYGAGITDFTEAATLADAAIGGQTLNIPFGDLFKYKNDNNAEILWSIQYNGSVPGEVLHTWDYPWGPLVQGSNDGVNKKNTLHPTEYLFTLFDDNDTRFEGTFLNIKTAPYSGWVLDPENTPIEYYYPRTAAQIADVPNWRAADPANRTNTIISPIDPHWWDGLNQTDYPALRKFDRVQTATPSVQYTHDIYLARLGETYLIAAEAYLQSNNPGNALARVNSVRARAGADAVGSVDLDFILEERARELAGEGFRWLDLKRTGKLMEYTKVRNPDIKTLFDSGTDPFLGTGGHYKILRPIPLSAISLDSGDYPQNPGY, via the coding sequence ATGAAGAATATAAAAATAAAAATATATGCAATCTTTTTAGGATTGTCAATTATAAGTTGTTCGGGTTATTTGGAAGAAGAAAATTTGGGAAATACAACAGCAGAAAATTTCTATGGAACAAAAGCAGGCTATGAAGGGCTGGTAAATGCATCTTATGCAACCTTGCGCGATGTTTATGCTCCAACGCCCTACATCTTTTTTGCGGGAACCGATTTGTTTTTTGCAGCACACCAAGAAGTGCCTCTTGGTCTAGCTTCTTATCAAACATTAACACCGAGTAATGGTAATGTTGAAGCACTATTCAGTAGTCTTTACCAAAGCATACAAATTACTAATTTAGCTTTATATTATTCAGATAAAACCGAGAACTTTCCAGAATTACAAAGTAGAATTGCTGAACTTAAAAGCATTAGAGCCTATTATTATTTTATGTTAGTTCAGAAATTTGGAGATGTATCGCTTGTTACAGATTTAGTAAGTGAACCCATCACACATTTTGAAAGAGACCCTGCTAGTGAGGTTTACCAATTTATTATTGATGAACTAACAGCTGCCATTGCTATTTTACCACCAACACAAGCAAATTTTGGACGTGTCACAAAACGTGCTGCACAGCATATGCTGGCTAAGGTATATTTAACACGTGGATATGAAACCTATGGAGCTGGAATTACCGACTTTACAGAAGCCGCCACACTTGCCGATGCAGCAATAGGAGGACAAACACTTAATATTCCATTTGGAGATTTATTTAAATATAAAAATGATAATAATGCGGAAATCTTGTGGTCTATACAATACAACGGGTCTGTACCAGGTGAAGTATTACACACATGGGATTACCCATGGGGTCCACTAGTGCAAGGCAGTAATGATGGGGTAAATAAGAAAAATACATTACACCCTACCGAATACTTGTTTACATTGTTTGATGATAATGATACCAGGTTTGAAGGCACATTCTTAAATATTAAAACAGCACCTTATTCTGGTTGGGTATTAGACCCTGAGAATACTCCAATAGAATATTATTATCCAAGAACTGCTGCACAGATAGCCGATGTTCCTAATTGGAGAGCAGCAGATCCCGCTAATAGAACAAATACAATCATTTCGCCAATAGATCCGCATTGGTGGGATGGTTTAAATCAAACCGATTATCCTGCTTTAAGAAAATTTGACAGAGTGCAAACCGCAACACCATCTGTTCAATATACGCACGATATTTACTTAGCAAGATTAGGTGAAACTTATTTAATTGCTGCGGAAGCATATTTACAGTCTAACAATCCTGGAAATGCTTTGGCTCGTGTTAATAGCGTTAGAGCTAGAGCAGGTGCCGATGCAGTTGGAAGCGTAGATTTAGATTTTATCTTAGAAGAAAGAGCACGTGAATTAGCAGGGGAAGGTTTCCGTTGGCTTGATTTAAAACGTACAGGAAAACTTATGGAGTATACCAAAGTTAGGAATCCTGATATTAAAACACTCTTTGATAGTGGAACAGATCCGTTTTTAGGAACTGGAGGTCATTATAAAATTTTACGACCAATTCCTTTATCTGCAATTTCCTTGGACTCGGGAGATTACCCACAGAACCCAGGATATTAA
- a CDS encoding Gfo/Idh/MocA family oxidoreductase → MKSSRRHFLASIGMLAAYSAFPISAFNFGTSKKLRIVLVGTGIRGTSFWGKRLVDEYSDILEFVGLSDINPGRLEYAKKYIGVDCPTFIDFDAMLKEVKPDLVIVTTVDANHHEFIIKGLESGFDVLTEKPLTTDETKAQAILNAERKSGKNLIVGFNYRWSPYSTKIKELLANNTIGKITSVDFHWYLNTYHGASYFRRWHGEKAHSNSLWVHKATHHFDLLNWWIDSDPEEVFAYGSLEHYGANGPFRGANCRTCDHKSNCDYFFDITKDKRMMELYVANEKHDGYIRDNCLFRENIDIYDKMSAQIKYANNVTVNYSLTTYSPFEGWRLAFNGTEGRIEASLDIPYNKKTEISQAEMHAKEMEQNALEKANSESIIVHKLWKDFDTVLVPFERGGHGGGDKRLHDKIFKTPNDKDPYERAAGSRDGVMSAIIGIAARKSIESGNPIKIASLTDIKPSTNRT, encoded by the coding sequence ATGAAAAGTTCAAGACGCCATTTTCTAGCATCTATCGGTATGCTAGCCGCTTACAGTGCATTTCCAATTAGCGCATTTAATTTTGGAACATCAAAAAAACTTAGAATAGTTTTAGTAGGAACAGGTATTCGAGGTACCAGTTTTTGGGGAAAACGATTGGTTGATGAATATTCCGATATTTTAGAATTTGTTGGACTAAGTGACATAAATCCCGGCAGACTGGAATACGCAAAAAAATATATTGGTGTTGATTGCCCTACTTTTATTGATTTTGATGCCATGCTGAAAGAGGTAAAACCTGATTTAGTTATAGTTACAACCGTAGATGCTAACCACCATGAATTTATTATTAAAGGATTGGAATCAGGTTTTGATGTACTTACCGAAAAACCATTAACGACCGATGAAACTAAAGCACAAGCTATATTAAATGCCGAAAGAAAATCGGGTAAAAACCTCATCGTTGGTTTTAATTACAGATGGAGCCCCTATAGTACAAAGATTAAAGAATTATTAGCCAACAATACCATTGGAAAAATTACTTCAGTCGATTTTCATTGGTATTTAAATACCTACCATGGTGCATCATACTTTAGAAGATGGCATGGTGAAAAAGCACATAGTAACTCCCTTTGGGTACATAAAGCAACTCATCATTTCGATCTATTAAATTGGTGGATTGACTCAGACCCAGAAGAAGTTTTTGCTTATGGCAGTTTAGAACATTATGGTGCTAACGGACCTTTTAGAGGCGCCAATTGCAGAACTTGCGACCACAAATCCAATTGCGATTATTTTTTTGATATTACAAAAGACAAACGCATGATGGAACTATACGTTGCGAACGAAAAGCACGATGGCTATATAAGGGACAATTGCTTGTTTAGAGAAAACATAGATATTTACGATAAAATGTCTGCGCAAATAAAATATGCAAATAACGTAACAGTAAATTATTCCTTAACAACCTACTCGCCATTTGAAGGCTGGAGATTAGCATTTAATGGCACCGAAGGCAGAATTGAAGCATCATTGGACATTCCATACAACAAAAAAACAGAAATTAGTCAGGCAGAAATGCATGCTAAAGAAATGGAACAAAATGCTTTAGAAAAAGCCAATTCAGAATCAATCATTGTTCACAAATTATGGAAAGATTTTGATACCGTATTAGTACCATTTGAAAGAGGCGGTCATGGTGGTGGCGATAAGCGTTTGCACGATAAAATATTTAAAACACCAAACGATAAAGACCCGTACGAAAGAGCTGCTGGCAGTAGAGACGGTGTTATGTCGGCAATAATAGGCATCGCGGCCAGAAAAAGTATAGAATCTGGCAATCCTATTAAAATAGCAAGTTTAACCGACATAAAACCTTCTACCAATAGAACTTAA
- a CDS encoding Gfo/Idh/MocA family oxidoreductase: MQPINTALCSYGMSGHVFHAPFISVNPQFNLYGVFERTKNEAQKHYPSIKTFRSLDDMLADENIELVIVNTPNVTHFDFSKRVINAGKHLVIEKPFTTTVAEAETLIQLAKDKNVVISVYHNRRYDSDFKTVQKVLNEGLLGDIVEAEFHYDRFDPVLSYKAHKETPTEGVGSLYDLGSHLIDQALVLFGLPKAIYADLDSYRPNSKVGDYFDVKLFYPSHRVILKSSYYVREPLPGNILHGTKGSFIKTKADIQEKELQAGKKPNTESWGTEPDTEKGLLHTEKNGKIVKEHIPSLQGNYMTYYEGIYETIRNKKPVPVSAEAGMLVIKVIEASIKSNKERKVINL; encoded by the coding sequence ATGCAACCAATTAACACAGCTTTATGTTCGTATGGCATGAGCGGTCATGTATTTCATGCACCTTTTATTTCGGTAAACCCACAATTTAATTTATACGGTGTTTTTGAACGAACAAAAAACGAGGCTCAAAAACACTACCCATCCATTAAAACGTTTCGTTCTTTAGATGACATGTTAGCCGATGAAAACATTGAGCTTGTTATTGTTAACACTCCCAATGTTACACATTTTGATTTTTCAAAAAGAGTTATAAATGCAGGCAAACATCTGGTTATAGAAAAACCATTTACTACAACAGTTGCTGAAGCCGAAACATTAATTCAATTAGCAAAAGACAAAAATGTTGTTATATCGGTTTACCACAACAGACGCTACGACAGTGATTTTAAAACAGTTCAAAAAGTTTTAAATGAAGGCTTATTAGGAGATATCGTTGAAGCTGAGTTTCATTACGACCGTTTCGACCCCGTTTTAAGCTATAAAGCACATAAAGAAACACCAACAGAAGGCGTCGGAAGCCTATACGATTTAGGTTCGCATTTAATCGATCAGGCACTTGTTCTTTTCGGCTTACCTAAGGCCATTTATGCAGATTTAGATTCATATAGACCAAATTCGAAAGTGGGCGATTATTTCGACGTGAAATTATTTTATCCTTCACATCGCGTCATCCTTAAATCCAGCTATTATGTTCGCGAACCCTTACCAGGAAATATTCTACACGGTACTAAAGGTTCGTTTATAAAAACAAAAGCCGATATTCAAGAAAAAGAATTGCAAGCAGGGAAAAAACCAAATACAGAAAGCTGGGGCACAGAACCAGACACAGAGAAAGGCTTGCTGCACACCGAAAAAAACGGAAAAATAGTCAAAGAGCATATTCCTAGCTTGCAAGGAAATTATATGACGTATTATGAGGGTATTTATGAAACCATACGAAATAAAAAACCGGTGCCAGTATCTGCCGAAGCTGGCATGTTGGTAATTAAAGTTATTGAAGCCTCTATAAAAAGTAATAAAGAAAGAAAAGTGATAAACTTATAA
- a CDS encoding TonB-dependent receptor yields the protein MKKLLNKKRSHHRPLLKFDLKMKLSALFIFVTLFTLQANNSYSQKVKISLNLNNVTVGELIDEIESTTDFRFVYKIKDVNLKRSISVNVKKESITTVLDEVFLNTDTAYRIYDKQIFLLKKEIENVPQKASNNSETTNNTIQTWSVSGIISDSFGQPLPGANIIEKGTINGTQSDFDGHFNINVSNQNAILVVSYVGFLSQEISINGKKNINIQLKEDTAALDEVVVVGYGTQKKALVTGASVQVSGDDLTKMNTANAIQALQGQSPGVQITSTSGQPGESLNVVIRGVGSTSGSNPLYVVDGILTGDISYLNNADIESISILKDAASAAIYGSQASNGVVLVTTKKGKRGTTAQITFDQFYGLQSVARKVDLLNATEYAIMVNEAAMNSGKNPYFTNAEIATLGAGTNWMDEMFVDNAATKNYSVGVTGGSDSSVYSSSLSYFGQDGVVGGKDLSSYERYNFRFNSEHKLYKDVVTFGENLSFAYINKNGIGVGNQYNNSLRSAFTVSPLLPMYDSEGNYYNTTSDSAPWLSGRSNPYAEMVYNNQNESNNQKLLGNIYLQIEPIKNLTFKTTLGLDYYAGEDHSFSPIYELSIYSFRTTDNTRQSMNKGKTLTWDNLLTYKFDVAEDHHFETMVGSSSINFDGTYINGFNANNILGGLKYAWLNNTTNSQGTPLMGVGGGKSENKRMSYFGRLNYNFNEKYLINATFRADGSSNFHPDNQWGYFPSVSAGWIVSNEDFLSNSNTLNFLKLRASWGQVGNQNIGAFQYLAPIQTSTTNYIFGNEEGVLTPGAYPNRLPNPDLKWETSEQINVGFDARVLNNTLNINFDWYRKTNKDWLIVAPILATAGADAPFINGGNVLNTGVELALNYNNNIGDFNYNVAVNGAYNQNEVGKIPTADGIIHGETNQLYNNAPEFYRSEDGFPLWYFWGYETAGVFQTQQEINDYGIQPNAAPGDIIYKDVSGDGKISDADKKMIGDPNPDLTYGFSISGNYKAFDFSISANGVAGNQLVQSYRNPGAFDNYTSAILGRWTGEGSSNTVPRVTEDGRNFAGFSDLYVQDGDFLRINNLTLGLDLAKISSTPLFAKELRVYFSVLNLYTFTKYDGMDPEVGFGTGGTSSGVDVGYYPRPRTFMMGLNVKL from the coding sequence ATGAAAAAACTTCTTAACAAGAAAAGAAGCCATCATCGTCCATTATTAAAATTCGATTTAAAGATGAAGCTAAGTGCCTTATTTATATTTGTTACCCTTTTTACTTTACAGGCAAACAACTCGTATTCCCAAAAAGTAAAAATATCATTAAATCTAAACAATGTGACTGTTGGCGAACTAATTGATGAAATTGAAAGCACTACCGATTTTAGGTTTGTTTATAAAATTAAAGATGTCAACCTAAAACGAAGCATATCGGTTAACGTAAAAAAAGAGTCCATAACGACCGTTCTAGATGAGGTATTCCTTAACACTGACACCGCTTATAGAATTTACGACAAACAAATATTTCTATTGAAAAAAGAAATTGAGAATGTTCCTCAAAAAGCATCTAACAATTCTGAAACAACTAATAATACCATCCAAACATGGTCGGTAAGTGGTATCATTTCAGATAGTTTTGGACAACCTTTACCAGGTGCGAATATTATAGAAAAAGGTACAATAAATGGTACCCAATCTGATTTTGATGGTCATTTCAATATTAATGTTTCAAATCAAAATGCTATTTTAGTAGTCTCTTACGTTGGTTTCTTATCCCAGGAGATTTCTATAAATGGGAAAAAAAACATTAATATCCAACTAAAAGAAGACACAGCTGCCTTAGATGAAGTTGTTGTTGTTGGCTACGGTACACAAAAGAAAGCCTTAGTTACTGGCGCAAGTGTACAAGTTAGTGGAGACGACCTAACTAAAATGAATACAGCAAATGCTATTCAAGCATTACAAGGACAATCACCTGGTGTTCAAATAACATCAACGTCTGGTCAACCAGGAGAAAGTTTAAATGTAGTCATTAGAGGTGTGGGTTCTACGTCTGGGAGCAATCCTTTATATGTTGTAGATGGTATTTTAACAGGAGATATATCATACCTAAACAACGCTGATATTGAATCGATATCTATCTTAAAAGATGCGGCATCTGCTGCCATTTATGGTTCTCAAGCATCAAATGGTGTTGTTTTAGTAACTACTAAAAAAGGAAAAAGAGGCACCACTGCACAAATTACGTTTGATCAGTTTTACGGACTTCAATCTGTTGCTAGAAAAGTAGACTTATTAAATGCTACGGAATATGCTATTATGGTGAATGAAGCTGCCATGAATTCTGGTAAAAATCCTTATTTTACAAATGCAGAAATTGCAACTTTAGGAGCAGGTACTAATTGGATGGATGAAATGTTTGTAGATAATGCTGCTACAAAAAACTACTCAGTAGGCGTTACAGGTGGATCTGATAGCTCTGTTTATTCCTCATCCTTGTCTTACTTTGGACAAGACGGTGTCGTTGGCGGTAAGGATTTATCTAGCTATGAGCGTTATAATTTCAGGTTTAATTCTGAACATAAACTATACAAAGATGTTGTAACCTTTGGAGAAAATTTAAGTTTCGCTTACATTAATAAAAATGGTATCGGAGTAGGAAACCAATACAACAACTCACTTAGAAGTGCTTTTACGGTAAGCCCATTATTGCCAATGTACGATAGCGAAGGCAATTATTACAACACCACTTCAGACAGTGCCCCATGGTTATCTGGCAGATCTAATCCCTATGCAGAAATGGTTTATAACAACCAAAATGAAAGCAATAATCAAAAGTTATTGGGTAATATCTATTTACAAATCGAGCCCATTAAAAATTTAACTTTTAAAACAACCTTAGGATTGGATTATTATGCAGGCGAAGACCATTCTTTTAGTCCTATATATGAGCTATCTATTTATTCATTTAGAACTACAGATAATACAAGACAAAGTATGAACAAAGGCAAAACTTTAACTTGGGATAATTTGTTGACTTATAAGTTTGACGTGGCAGAAGACCACCATTTTGAAACCATGGTTGGTAGTTCTTCCATTAATTTTGATGGCACTTACATAAATGGTTTTAATGCAAACAATATATTAGGAGGCTTAAAATATGCTTGGCTAAATAACACAACGAACAGCCAAGGAACTCCCCTAATGGGCGTTGGTGGCGGAAAATCCGAAAACAAAAGAATGTCTTACTTCGGAAGATTAAACTATAACTTCAACGAGAAATATTTAATAAATGCAACATTTAGAGCTGATGGGTCTTCTAACTTCCACCCAGATAATCAATGGGGCTATTTTCCATCAGTATCCGCAGGTTGGATAGTTTCTAATGAAGATTTTTTAAGTAATTCCAATACGCTTAACTTCTTAAAATTAAGAGCCAGTTGGGGACAAGTAGGAAATCAAAATATAGGTGCATTTCAATATTTAGCTCCTATTCAAACATCTACAACCAATTATATTTTTGGCAATGAAGAAGGCGTATTAACACCCGGTGCTTATCCAAATCGATTACCTAATCCAGATCTAAAATGGGAAACATCAGAACAAATTAACGTAGGTTTTGATGCCAGAGTTCTAAATAACACCTTAAACATTAATTTTGATTGGTATAGAAAAACGAATAAAGATTGGTTAATTGTTGCACCCATATTAGCAACGGCTGGTGCAGATGCCCCTTTTATTAATGGTGGCAATGTTTTAAATACGGGTGTAGAGTTAGCGTTAAACTATAATAATAACATTGGCGATTTTAACTATAATGTAGCAGTCAATGGAGCATACAATCAAAATGAAGTTGGAAAAATACCAACTGCAGATGGTATTATTCATGGGGAAACAAACCAACTATACAATAATGCACCAGAGTTTTACAGATCGGAAGACGGTTTTCCTCTATGGTATTTTTGGGGCTATGAAACAGCCGGGGTTTTCCAAACACAACAAGAAATAAATGACTATGGTATTCAGCCAAACGCTGCGCCTGGTGATATCATTTATAAAGATGTAAGTGGTGATGGAAAAATAAGTGATGCCGACAAAAAAATGATTGGTGATCCTAATCCTGATTTGACCTATGGATTTTCGATTTCTGGAAACTATAAAGCATTCGATTTTTCTATCTCTGCAAATGGCGTTGCAGGCAATCAATTAGTGCAATCTTACAGAAACCCAGGCGCTTTTGATAATTATACGTCTGCCATATTGGGTCGTTGGACGGGCGAAGGCTCTTCAAATACAGTACCTAGAGTCACTGAGGATGGGAGAAATTTTGCTGGATTTTCAGATCTGTATGTTCAAGATGGGGATTTTTTAAGAATAAACAACTTAACCCTTGGATTAGATTTAGCTAAAATTAGCAGTACACCACTATTTGCTAAAGAGTTAAGAGTTTATTTCTCGGTTTTAAATCTATATACCTTCACTAAATATGATGGTATGGATCCTGAAGTAGGTTTTGGAACTGGTGGAACGTCATCTGGCGTAGATGTAGGTTATTATCCTAGACCAAGAACATTCATGATGGGATTAAACGTTAAACTTTAA